The following proteins come from a genomic window of Diorhabda carinulata isolate Delta chromosome X, icDioCari1.1, whole genome shotgun sequence:
- the LOC130901883 gene encoding facilitated trehalose transporter Tret1-like: MLVFCFLFKMMEKTKIFLHSAAFCVNILTFTTGIAMSWSSPSLPKLSSTDPDINPLGEPITTSQESWIASLPSIASVFGTIIAGLVADKIGRKKTLLFFSIPFLVCYIVIAFAKSVTTLYITRFLIGISCGSTLAVLPSYVAEISEDSNRGVLGCIMGIMGSSGYLFVYAIGPFVSIRTFAFLQVVPILIFYLIFVPFIPESPYHFLANDLRKEAEDCLRKIRKPGEVERELAYLIDVVKENKSKNWRDIYSTKAARKGLSITCGLLAFQQLLGFMAVLSYMQTIFEATDTSIPSNTASIIIGVVQIISNVLATILVDKLGRKKLLLTSNIGCTLSLICIGTFFFFNQNEYDTDTIFWLPLSSLVIFFVSFNFGYGTLPLTICGELFQNNIKSLAASLSTCVCLSLSFLVTLCFPYLENALNMTGVFAIFAVASVFSISFVVFVVPETKGKSFKEILDILGD, encoded by the exons ATGCTTGTATTTTG ttttctttttaaaatgatGGAAAAgacgaaaatttttttgcacTCGGCCGCTTTTTGTG TAAATATATTGACGTTCACAACGGGAATAGCGATGTCCTGGTCATCTCCTTCGTTACCGAAGCTATCAAGCACCGATCCGGATATTAATCCGTTAGGTGAACCGATTACAACTTCCCAAGAATCTTGGATAGCTTCGTTACCTTCGATAGCTAGCGTTTTCGGTACCATAATCGCTGGATTGGTAGCAGATAAAATAGGAAGGAAGAAAACTTTACTTTTCTTCAGTATACCTTTCTTGGTGTGCTACATAGTTATAGCTTTCGCTAAATCGGTAACTACGTTGTATATAACGAGATTTCTAATCGGTATTAGCTGCGGTAGTACTTTGGCGGTTTTACCGAGTTACGTAGCCGAAATTTCCGAGGATTCCAATCGAGGTGTCCTGGGTTGTATAATGGGTATAATGGGATCTTCGGGATATCTATTCGTTTACGCAATCGGTCCTTTTGTTTCTATTAGAACCTTCGCTTTCCTCCAAGTCGTACCTATCCTTATATTTTACTTAATATTCGTACCTTTCATACCCGAAAGTCCTTATCATTTCCTAGCGAACGATCTGCGTAAAGAAGCCGAGGATTGTTTGAGGAAAATACGTAAACCTGGCGAAGTAGAAAGGGAGTTGGCGTATTTGATAGACGTAGTAAAAgagaataaaagtaaaaattggAGGGATATATATTCGACTAAAGCTGCGAGGAAAGGATTGAGTATCACGTGCGGGTTGTTGGCGTTTCAACAACTATTAGGTTTCATGGCGGTTTTATCTTATATGCAAACCATTTTCGAAGCTACCGATACTAGTATACCATCTAATACGGCTTCTATAATCATCGGGGTTGTACAGATAATATCGAATGTTCTAGCGACCATTTTGGTAGATAAATTAGGCAGGAAGAAGCTTCTATTAACCTCAAATATAGGTTGTACTTTATCGTTAATCTGTATAGgtacattcttcttttttaatcaaaacgAATATGACACGGATACGATTTTTTGGTTACCTTTATCGAGTctcgtaatttttttcgtatcttTCAATTTCGGGTACGGTACTTTACCTTTAACCATATGCggagaattatttcaaaataatataaaatctttaGCCGCCAGTTTATCGACTTGCGTTTGTTTATCTTTGTCTTTTTTGGTTACTTTGTGTTTTCCTTATTTGGAAAACGCACTCAATATGACGGGAGTTTTCGCTATATTCGCCGTCGCCTCCGTATTTTCTATCAGTTTCGTTGTTTTCGTCGTACCCGAAACGAAAGGTAAaagtttcaaagaaatattagaCATATTAGGAGATTAG